A stretch of the Coprobacillus cateniformis genome encodes the following:
- the metG gene encoding methionine--tRNA ligase, which translates to MKNPKDYYLTTAITYTSGKPHIGNTYEIILADAIARSKRQEGYNVYFQTGTDEHGQKIELKAQEAGIPPKQFVDEKAAVVKNIWDLMDSSYDKFMRTTDEYHIKQVQKIFKKLYDQGDIYLGHYEGKYCTACESFFTESQLVDGKCPDCGGPVHDAKEEAYFFKLSKYADRLIQHIENHPEFIQPVSRKNEMMNNFLKPGLQDLCVSRTTFTWSIPVDFDPKHVVYVWIDALTNYITGLGYDVDGNHGELYKRYWPADLHLIGKDIVRFHTIYWPIMLMALDIPLPKQVFGHPWLLQGESKMSKSKGNVIYADDLVQIFGVDAVRYYVLHEIPYDNDGSITWDLLVERINSDLANILGNLVNRTIAMTNKYFDGVVTNPEVYEEVDDELKQIALAMPKKVQDLMDEFKASKALDEIFVLLRRTNKYIDDTMPWALAKETDKQERLATVLYNLIEAIRFAAIALEPFMPSTSTKILDQIHTDLRDFKDLSTFGLYPVGNKVTDKPQQLFARLDPKEVEKKVEALQPKKQEQKEDENQITIDDFAKIELTVGTVEKCEKHPDADKLLISQINIGKEVRQIVSGIADFYSPEDMIGKKVIVVSNLKPAVLRGVESQGMILAGSKKKLLELVSVESLPNGTKIK; encoded by the coding sequence ATGAAAAATCCAAAAGATTATTATTTAACAACAGCAATTACTTATACTTCAGGAAAACCACATATTGGGAATACATATGAAATTATATTAGCAGATGCTATTGCAAGAAGTAAAAGACAAGAAGGATATAATGTTTATTTTCAAACTGGAACTGATGAACATGGCCAGAAGATTGAATTGAAAGCGCAAGAAGCAGGAATCCCTCCTAAACAATTTGTTGATGAAAAAGCAGCGGTTGTTAAAAATATTTGGGATTTAATGGATTCATCATATGATAAATTTATGAGAACAACAGATGAGTATCATATTAAGCAAGTCCAAAAGATATTTAAGAAATTATATGATCAAGGTGATATTTATTTAGGACACTATGAGGGTAAATATTGTACAGCATGTGAATCGTTTTTTACAGAATCACAACTTGTTGATGGCAAATGTCCTGATTGTGGGGGACCTGTTCATGATGCTAAGGAAGAAGCTTATTTCTTTAAGTTATCTAAATATGCAGATCGTTTAATTCAACATATTGAAAATCATCCAGAGTTTATTCAACCTGTTTCAAGAAAGAATGAAATGATGAATAACTTCTTAAAACCTGGTTTACAAGATTTATGTGTATCACGTACAACATTTACTTGGTCTATTCCAGTTGATTTTGATCCTAAACATGTCGTTTATGTATGGATTGATGCATTGACAAATTATATTACTGGTCTTGGTTATGATGTGGATGGAAATCATGGAGAACTGTATAAAAGATATTGGCCTGCTGACTTACATTTAATTGGTAAGGATATTGTAAGGTTTCATACAATTTATTGGCCAATTATGCTAATGGCACTAGACATTCCGTTGCCTAAACAGGTGTTCGGACATCCTTGGTTATTACAAGGGGAAAGCAAAATGTCTAAATCGAAAGGAAATGTAATTTATGCTGATGATTTGGTTCAAATCTTTGGTGTAGATGCCGTAAGATATTATGTTTTACATGAAATTCCTTATGATAATGATGGAAGTATTACATGGGATCTATTAGTAGAGCGTATTAATTCTGATTTAGCTAATATTTTAGGAAACTTGGTTAATAGAACAATTGCAATGACAAATAAATATTTTGATGGTGTTGTGACAAATCCAGAAGTATATGAAGAAGTTGATGATGAGTTAAAGCAAATTGCTTTAGCTATGCCAAAGAAAGTACAAGATTTAATGGATGAGTTCAAAGCATCTAAAGCATTAGACGAAATTTTTGTTTTGTTAAGAAGAACAAATAAATATATTGATGATACAATGCCTTGGGCTCTTGCTAAAGAAACTGACAAACAAGAACGTTTAGCTACTGTTCTTTATAATTTGATAGAAGCTATTCGTTTTGCAGCAATTGCACTAGAACCATTTATGCCATCAACTTCTACAAAAATTTTAGATCAAATTCATACTGATCTAAGAGATTTCAAAGATTTAAGTACTTTTGGATTATATCCAGTGGGAAATAAAGTGACTGATAAACCACAACAATTATTTGCAAGATTAGATCCAAAAGAGGTTGAAAAGAAAGTAGAAGCACTACAACCTAAAAAACAAGAACAAAAAGAAGATGAGAATCAAATTACTATTGATGATTTTGCTAAAATAGAATTAACTGTTGGAACAGTTGAAAAATGTGAAAAGCATCCAGATGCTGATAAATTACTTATTTCTCAAATTAACATTGGAAAAGAAGTTAGACAAATTGTATCAGGAATTGCTGATTTCTATAGTCCAGAAGATATGATTGGTAAGAAAGTTATTGTTGTATCTAATTTAAAACCAGCAGTTTTACGTGGTGTAGAATCACAAGGAATGATTTTAGCTGGTTCTAAGAAAAAGTTATTAGAACTTGTATCTGTTGAAAGCTTACCTAATGGAACAAAAATTAAATAA
- a CDS encoding LysR family transcriptional regulator, with the protein MRKEQLFQFIEVVDCGSINKAAEKLYISQPNLSRSIHALEEDMGKALIIRNNRGVTLTPTGKMLYYYARSILNQFQVLERLKELDAEQIYSQLSISVDSLFLKDDMILNFYKRISSAETEIKFLETTAEEVLQNVIDMKSEIGITILNNYQLSIFKKMAEVKDIEVQILGSGPLYVHISENNPLAHKEIVNIKEFFEYPRIHLPYDFFSNLNLSLSIDGFALSEFKRSIIMSNYHAIINMINHADALMLGNKWQVEELKYSHIKSIEIENSGITMNFVIIKRKRDTISNAGQVFLDILHENYDYI; encoded by the coding sequence ATGAGAAAAGAACAGTTATTTCAGTTTATAGAAGTTGTAGATTGTGGAAGCATAAATAAAGCAGCAGAAAAATTATATATATCTCAGCCTAATTTAAGTCGCTCTATCCATGCTTTAGAGGAAGATATGGGGAAAGCATTGATTATAAGAAACAATAGAGGTGTGACACTTACACCGACTGGGAAAATGTTATATTATTATGCAAGATCTATTTTGAATCAATTTCAGGTCCTTGAAAGATTAAAGGAATTAGATGCTGAACAAATTTATAGTCAGTTATCTATTTCTGTAGATTCTTTATTTTTAAAAGATGATATGATTTTGAATTTTTATAAACGTATAAGCAGTGCTGAAACAGAAATCAAGTTTTTAGAGACAACTGCTGAAGAGGTTCTTCAAAATGTAATTGATATGAAATCTGAAATAGGAATTACAATCTTGAATAACTACCAATTATCAATCTTTAAAAAGATGGCTGAAGTTAAAGATATTGAAGTACAAATATTAGGAAGTGGTCCTTTATATGTACATATAAGTGAAAATAATCCCCTTGCACATAAAGAAATTGTAAATATAAAAGAATTTTTTGAATATCCACGTATTCACTTACCATATGACTTTTTCTCAAATTTAAATTTATCATTATCGATAGATGGCTTTGCCTTATCAGAGTTCAAAAGAAGTATTATAATGAGCAATTATCATGCTATAATCAATATGATAAATCATGCAGATGCCTTGATGTTAGGGAATAAATGGCAGGTGGAGGAATTAAAATATTCGCATATAAAGAGTATCGAAATAGAGAATAGTGGAATCACAATGAACTTTGTTATTATTAAACGAAAACGTGATACAATATCAAATGCAGGTCAAGTATTTTTAGATATTTTGCATGAAAACTATGATTATATTTAG
- a CDS encoding helix-turn-helix domain-containing protein: MSKIKELREQCGLTQEEFGDKIGMSQQTVSRIEKNIDSLDIKTLKIISQYFHVPINYIIGEDTKKYNMYVHESSISVLAEYPFINQYLLSLDPEALKHINEALKIQYAKEDNECLILQ; encoded by the coding sequence ATGTCGAAAATAAAAGAGTTAAGAGAACAATGTGGTTTGACACAGGAGGAGTTTGGAGACAAGATAGGTATGTCTCAGCAAACAGTAAGTAGAATAGAGAAAAATATAGACTCATTAGATATAAAAACATTAAAAATCATTAGTCAATACTTTCACGTGCCAATCAATTATATAATAGGAGAAGATACTAAAAAATATAATATGTATGTTCATGAAAGTTCAATATCTGTACTTGCAGAATATCCTTTTATAAATCAATATCTTCTATCCCTTGATCCAGAAGCATTAAAACATATTAATGAAGCACTTAAAATTCAATATGCTAAGGAAGATAATGAATGTTTAATATTGCAATAG